The nucleotide window TTTTGAAAGATAAATACGGTGATGCCATTTATATATGCTTATTCAAATACTTTGATATATATTCCCAGAACAAATATACTTTGATATATATATTTGCGGTCAAAATTCAGAACATTTTTCATTAAGTAATTTATATGAGTCATTGATCTTTCTTTCATGGGCTTTGTATATTCTTCATACCATTCCTAAAATACAAAACTCTAAAAATGATTTAAGCAAAATAACTACGCCAAGTATTATTTTAACGCAAGGCTTTGCCACGTGGGGTTTTAACTGAAATGCACCAATCCACGATACTAGTACCCGCTCTACAATCTCAGTGGTTAATGATGCATGTCTGTATGATGTTATTAAGCTACACAACTCTTTTATGTGGATCCTTATTATCTGCCGCTATTCTAATCATTAGTTTTCACAATAATTTCCATTTCTTTTCTAATAATAATAAATGCTCTAAATAAAACATTTTATACATCAAAGATCATGCAAAGTCTATTTTGCCTTATATTTCAGGAAAGAGGAAGTACTAAATCAGCTACAATTAATTTGAGATGTAGGGAGTATTTGTTTTCTTTATTACACTCGTATCACCTAGAAAGAGGAAGTAGTAAATCAGCGACAATTAATTTGAGACTCAGGGAGTATTTGTTTTCTTTATTACACTCGTATCACCTAAGTTAGGTGAGCAAGTTTTatcaaaaagaaagaaaaagaaaaaagaaagagaaaaagacaCACGATACAGTATCACCTAGTGAGGTGAGCAACGAAATCCTGCAAATCCTTGCGCGATGAGCCGCCTGCAGCCGCGCAGGCGCGAACGGCCTCCCCGAGCGCCATGGCGCGCCGCCTCATCGCGAGCCCTTCCTCGCCGACCATCACCGTTTCAATCGCCTGCTGTATGATCGCCGCCGGCGTCACCTCGCCGTGCTTCTCCCACGGCCTCACCAGGAGGCCGGCCCCGAGGTATTTCTCGACGAACTGCGCGTCCCACGGCTGGTCGGAGTGCATGGGCCACGCGAGGATCGGCTTGCCGTGGCTCATGCTCTCCACGGTCGAGTTCCAGCCGCAGTGGCTCATGAACGCCGCCGTGGCCGGGTGCGCCAGGATCTCCAGCTGCGGCGCCCACCCGGTGATCACCAGCCCCGTGCCCCTGGTCTGCTCAGCGAACTCGGATGCCAGTCTCGCGTGCCGACGGCTGTCGGCGTCGTCCGTGGACACGCTGCCGCGGTCGGCGTCGCGCAGCACCCAGATGAAGCGCTGCTTGCTGCCCTTCAGCGCCGCGGCGAGCTCCGCGACCTGCGACCCTCGGAACGAGGACGTCGAGCCGAACGACACGTAGAGCACCGACGCCGCCGGCTGCTTGTCGAGCCAGTCCAGGCACTCGTGCCGCCCCTGCTTCGCGTCGATCTGGCCCGGCTCCAGCAGAGGATTCAACGGCCCGACGGCGAAGATCCTCTGTCCAACGGCAGCGAGGGTCTCGGCGAAGGCGTCGACGAACTCGCCCTCGAGCGCGCGGCACGTGTTGGCGACCATGCCGCCGCCGCGCGAGACCGACCGCGCCAAGCTGGACTGCCTCTTGGCGCACTCCATGAACTCCCTAGACACATACCTGTCCATGGGCGCGTACTCGAGGCCGCAGTCCCGCAGGAGGCGGTGCCCGGCGTCCACCATGCCGACCATGTACGACACGGCGCCGCAGTAGAGCCCGAAGGACTCCCCGTTGCCGTTGGGCAGCCGCTCCGCCTCGACGGCGGCGAAGGCGTTGAGGACGTCGTGCAGGACGACGACGCGGCGGCGGGACGCGGAGAGGTCCCGGAGGAGCGCCGCGAGCGGGGCGGCCGCGCCGGCGACGTAGGCCTCGAACATGGGCATGATGTGGGTGGGGAAGGGCGAGGCGGCGTCCGggtcgggcggcggggcggcgaacGCGGGGATGTCGAGCTCGTGGAAGTGGACGGAGCGGAGCGCCGATTCGTCCCAGCCGTGCACGCGCGCGCGCGCCTGGCGGACGTGCGCCGCGGGCGCCGCGTAGTGCAGGTCGAGGTTCAGCCCGCGCGGCTCGGACGCGAGCTGCAGCGACAGGTGCAGCAGCTGGTTGAGGTGGCCCTGCATCGGGAACGGcaccgccaccaccgccaccgACGACTCCATATCCATTGGATCTGTGTACAGTGTACTCGGTGGGTTTCCTCCCTGCCGATGTGTTTGTGGTGCTGAGGAGCGGAGGGGCGGCCGGCGGTGCATATTTATGAGCGGCGTGCCATGGCGGAAGCTGTGAGAAGAAGCAAATCCGTAGCGCCCACGCTTGTGTTCTGTGAGAAGATGCTGCATGACGTAGGCTCAGATCTACCTTGTTATTCAAAGCATTTCTTAGAGATTGGTCAACAATGGCGTCTGGTTGCATGGTGAGTGAAGTAAGTTTTTTGGAATAGGAAGATAATTGTTTTTTAGTGAGCAGAAGATGATGAATGGTTCAGTCCTGGTCCGATATTTCCTTGATCCATCCAAAAAGATGGTGGCCTCGTGGGCAACCGTCGACGGCGGCATCGTAGAAGCTGCGAGGGCGTGGGGGCTGGCGATCGGACGGATCTGTTGTCGGCGCTGTGCTGACCGCTGAGGAGGCCTGAGTTAGGTGGTCACTGACGCTTTCACTTGCATACTGTCTAGTGGGATGCTGTACTACCAAACGGCAAAGTTCAGACATGAAGTTTAGCGAAAATCAAGGCGAGTCTCTCTCGCTTTTATCGTCTCTCTTGCTTTTATCAACAAGAGTCAATACTTTGTCCAAGACATTGATCGGATATGCTCGAACTAGTTTTTTAGGGTCAATACTTTGATTCTGTTCTTTGATGGTTGGATCCAGTGACGATGCTCGAGTGTCGCTTTCTTTCTGAAAGTGTCGTTGTTGAAGAACCTCGTTGTCCTTATGGTGTCATGAGATGGTTGATGCGGATATGATCATTTTTATAGTTTGTCGGATTTGATACTTCACGGTTTTCTTTTTTCTCGCTTAGGCATACTTTTGGTCCTATATGACCTTGCTATTTGCGGATATTTTTTATATGGGTTGATGTTGACTGTGTGCATCCAGTTATGTAGAGGCTGGGTGTGTGCTCATTGTTTTTTAACACATCACAGACGCAGACACTCATATACACAGCATACACTCACCTTTATGAAAGCAAACACGCACACCCTACCTCTATGCGCATCTACGAAAGACTGAGCCAGCATATCATCTTCAAATCTACGAAAGACTGAACCATCTGGTGTCCATTTGATGCTTCATTTTGAGTAAATAAAAGAGTCAATTGCACTGGTGGTGCTACAACTTGGCACAAACGATCACTTTGGTGCTAGAAGTTGTGACGTACATTAAAGTGGTGCAGAAACTTGGCTCGGGCGTGCAAATACAGTGCTTATCTCGTTTGCATACGAAATCTACGCTGACTAGACATGTGGACCCCGCTGTCAGTGACTGGACTAAGGAGAGTGAGCGTGTGGCCTcattttcacaaaaaaaaaataCTTCGGAatattttttttacaaaaaaaGTTCACGTGGACGTGGCATTCTTCACCCCTGTGACCAGCAGGTCCGCCTGTCAAAATATACCGCTAGGTTCCAAACCACACATGCTGATCAAACCGCTCCGTCTTACATTTTCGAATTACAAAAGTGGATAACAGTATATGTATTTAATAAGTACGCAGGTGGAGCTTAAATGGGCTGCAAATATTGCCGCCCATATTGCACTAACTATTATTTAAAAAGATATTTGTAAAACATAAGTATATAAAATATACCTTCATGTATTATATAAAAATATTATACAAACAAACGATGATTAGTAATAAAAACAGTAAAATATACACCCGTGTATTATATAAAAAATAACTAGTTAATACTGATTTGCGTGTTATAAATTTCAATAATGCAACCATATAGATAATTATATAATTAACTCGATGAGTTATATTTTTTGTATAATTTGGAGCAATACAAATATCTTATAAAATACAACTAAAATATTATTTCAATTATTAAAACATTTCAATAAATATATGCATATTTATAATTCATGCTGTTAATTATAGAATTATTAAAATGTTTGTATTATTGAAATTTATAACACACAAATATCACTATTAATTATATTAATTTAATACAGTACACGGCCATATATTTGCTAATCATCGTTTTTTGTATAATATTTATAGCTCATAAATATTTCAATATATAAGTTTTTTACTCTCGTTTTACAAATATTTTAGAAAATACTTCTTGCAGAATGGGCTGCAATATTTGCAGCCCATTTAAACTCCACACGTGTACTCGATAAATACATATAGCCGTGTTATCCACAATAGTCAGTAGAAAATGTGAGTCGTAGTGCTTAGACGAGCATCAGTTTTGGCACGTGGTTTGCTGGTTCGAAACCTGGGCGCTCCACTATTTTGCTGTCAGTTTGTGACAGGCGGGACCGGCTGGTCAATGAGTTGAAAAATGCCACGTCCACATAGACCTTTTTTTAAAAGACAATATTCCTAGAATATTTTTGGAAAAATCAGGCCACATGCCCCTTCTCCTTGGTCGAGCCGCTGACAGCGGGGTCCACACACCTAGTAAGCGCATATTCCGTATACAAATGAGACAAGCACTGTATATGCTCGCTCAAGTCAAGTTTTTGCATCACTTCAATGTATACCGCAACTTCTAGTATCAAAGTGACCGGTTGCAAATAATAGAGTTGTAGCACCAGACACGCATACTATAGCTCATTGAATCATGCCACTACTCTACCCGAGACAATCTAATCGACATCACTTCGTATATCTAGTTGGTAGACGATTCCTAACCCTTAGGCTCACCGAGAGGAGGGTCGGGGATGCTCTCGGggaggccggggcggcggcgggatcGTGGCGACGGCTCGGGAGAGCTTGGaccagagagagagaagggggggGGGTGAAGGGTTGCGGGAGAAGCCAGCTTGTAGGCGTCGGCGACGGCGGGGATGGACGACGCGTGGCCTTGGCCGACGGAAGGCCGCCACGGCCCCCCTGCCTCCCACTGTAACGGGTAGTGGGAGGAGACCCAGGTTGGGCTGGGCCGAGTGCATTGTGCACTTAGGTCCAGTGCACAATagcctttctctttttatttcttgtttttctattttctttATTGTTTTGCATTTAAAAAATAAATACCAATTTGAATTTTGTTCAATATGAAACTTGTCACATAAATAGTAGGCAATGTTTTGAGCTAGCACAAAAGATTTCAAGTGTTTTGTAAATACTTATACATTTGTATATTTTGAAAAAGgctattttagttgatgttggaTCACTTTATAATTTCCTAGGGATTTATCTGTGAGTCAAATAAAGTTGGTTCCATCATGAAAATGATCAGGAGAATTTATAGAATAAAGCAAGCATTTTAGTTTTACTGTTTGAAGAAATAAATATTTGACTTGCAATACAAATTTCAATTTAACTGATTTTTTTATCAAGTGGCACT belongs to Triticum urartu cultivar G1812 chromosome 7, Tu2.1, whole genome shotgun sequence and includes:
- the LOC125524883 gene encoding putative cis-zeatin O-glucosyltransferase, producing MQHLLTEHKRGRYGFASSHSFRHGTPLINMHRRPPLRSSAPQTHRQGGNPPSTLYTDPMDMESSVAVVAVPFPMQGHLNQLLHLSLQLASEPRGLNLDLHYAAPAAHVRQARARVHGWDESALRSVHFHELDIPAFAAPPPDPDAASPFPTHIMPMFEAYVAGAAAPLAALLRDLSASRRRVVVLHDVLNAFAAVEAERLPNGNGESFGLYCGAVSYMVGMVDAGHRLLRDCGLEYAPMDRYVSREFMECAKRQSSLARSVSRGGGMVANTCRALEGEFVDAFAETLAAVGQRIFAVGPLNPLLEPGQIDAKQGRHECLDWLDKQPAASVLYVSFGSTSSFRGSQVAELAAALKGSKQRFIWVLRDADRGSVSTDDADSRRHARLASEFAEQTRGTGLVITGWAPQLEILAHPATAAFMSHCGWNSTVESMSHGKPILAWPMHSDQPWDAQFVEKYLGAGLLVRPWEKHGEVTPAAIIQQAIETVMVGEEGLAMRRRAMALGEAVRACAAAGGSSRKDLQDFVAHLTR